From the Psychrobacillus sp. FSL K6-4046 genome, one window contains:
- the pstC gene encoding phosphate ABC transporter permease subunit PstC: MSSLLLLISFVGKGGFTVVKRLTESTSIQELIVKSRAGNSKKIEKIIPYILMLIASVSVLTTFGIIITLVVETIIFFSRISITEFLFGTEWYPFANTEQLFGILPLIVGTLKVAFIAGIVAVPFGIGSAIYLSEYASDKTRRIIKPILEVLAGIPTIVYGFFALTFVTPLLQQIIPDLKIFNALSPGIVVGIMILPMIVSLSEDAMSSVPNSIREGAVAIGSTKLEVALKIVLPAAVSGVIASIVLAMSRAIGETMIVSLAGGSTPKFDWDVTESIQTMTAYIVQVSSGDAGYGTTIYYSIYAVGFTLFLFTLFMNYLAHVISKRFREEY, translated from the coding sequence ATGAGTAGCTTGCTGCTGCTCATTTCTTTCGTTGGAAAAGGGGGATTTACTGTGGTAAAAAGACTAACCGAGAGCACTTCCATTCAAGAACTAATCGTAAAATCTCGCGCAGGTAACTCTAAAAAAATTGAAAAGATTATTCCATATATCCTCATGCTTATTGCATCTGTCTCTGTCCTTACGACTTTTGGAATAATAATAACGTTAGTAGTAGAAACAATTATTTTCTTTTCCCGTATTTCGATTACAGAATTCTTATTTGGAACGGAATGGTATCCATTTGCAAATACAGAGCAGCTGTTTGGGATTCTGCCATTAATAGTAGGAACATTGAAGGTGGCTTTTATAGCTGGGATTGTTGCAGTCCCATTTGGTATTGGTTCAGCAATTTATTTAAGTGAATATGCAAGTGATAAAACAAGAAGAATTATTAAGCCTATTTTAGAAGTATTAGCAGGTATTCCTACTATTGTGTACGGTTTTTTTGCATTAACTTTTGTCACTCCTTTATTGCAACAGATCATACCTGATTTAAAAATATTTAATGCCTTGAGTCCAGGAATTGTCGTTGGCATAATGATTTTACCAATGATTGTTTCATTGTCGGAGGATGCCATGTCATCCGTACCAAACTCCATTAGAGAAGGCGCAGTAGCAATTGGCTCAACGAAATTAGAAGTAGCTTTAAAGATCGTCTTACCTGCTGCAGTTTCGGGAGTTATTGCTTCTATTGTGCTTGCCATGTCTAGAGCAATCGGCGAAACTATGATCGTTTCTTTGGCAGGGGGTTCAACACCAAAGTTTGACTGGGATGTAACAGAATCTATTCAAACAATGACGGCCTACATTGTCCAAGTGTCTTCTGGTGATGCCGGTTATGGAACCACCATTTACTATTCGATCTATGCAGTAGGTTTTACATTATTCTTATTTACGTTGTTCATGAACTATCTTGCTCATGTTATATCGAAAAGATTTCGGGAGGAATATTAA
- the pstA gene encoding phosphate ABC transporter permease PstA: MRYVEHETVVKRMTSRLTINMVFKFIFLLTTLFALLALGILFYRIISQGAGYITPEFFQNYGSRFPEKAGIKAALVGSIWLMGVVAPVSLILGVGTAIYLEEYAKKNRWNDFIRMNISNLAGVPSVVFGLLGLTIFVRALALGNSVLAAGFTMSLLILPVIIVASQEAIRSVPSEVREASYGMGATKWQTIIKIVLPSAIPGVLTGTILALSRAVGETAPLVVIGVPVILHFLPDGPLSQFTALPMQIYDWAKRPQVDFQYVAAAGILVLMIFLLFMNAIAVFIRNKFQKRY, translated from the coding sequence ATGAGATACGTAGAACATGAGACGGTAGTGAAAAGGATGACTAGTAGGCTGACGATAAATATGGTGTTTAAATTTATTTTTCTATTAACTACATTATTTGCTTTATTAGCTTTGGGTATTTTATTCTACCGAATTATTTCGCAAGGTGCGGGTTACATTACACCTGAATTTTTTCAAAACTATGGTTCCAGATTTCCAGAAAAAGCAGGTATTAAAGCGGCATTGGTGGGATCTATTTGGTTGATGGGAGTTGTCGCTCCAGTTTCCTTAATATTAGGAGTTGGAACAGCAATATATCTAGAGGAATATGCAAAGAAAAATAGATGGAATGATTTTATAAGGATGAATATATCTAATCTAGCGGGAGTTCCATCCGTTGTTTTTGGATTGTTAGGATTAACTATTTTTGTGCGTGCATTGGCATTAGGGAATAGTGTATTAGCAGCAGGCTTTACTATGAGCTTGTTAATCTTACCGGTAATTATTGTGGCATCTCAAGAAGCTATACGCTCTGTTCCATCGGAGGTTCGGGAAGCTTCCTATGGAATGGGAGCAACCAAATGGCAAACAATTATTAAAATAGTGCTTCCTTCAGCTATTCCCGGAGTGTTGACTGGCACAATTTTAGCATTGTCTCGAGCTGTCGGTGAAACAGCTCCGTTAGTTGTTATAGGTGTACCAGTTATTTTACATTTTTTACCCGATGGACCGTTAAGCCAATTTACAGCTCTTCCTATGCAAATTTACGATTGGGCAAAAAGACCACAAGTGGATTTTCAATATGTTGCAGCAGCGGGAATATTAGTTTTGATGATTTTCTTACTGTTTATGAATGCAATAGCAGTTTTCATCCGTAACAAATTCCAAAAACGATACTAG
- the pstB gene encoding phosphate ABC transporter ATP-binding protein PstB: protein MVYAKQKRTAQDSTSTNIVYDTKDLNLWYGAHHALKNINLQINENEVTAIIGPSGCGKSTYIKTLNRMVELVSTVKISGEITYRNRSIFKADYTLEELRTKVGMVFQKPNPFPKSIYDNIAYGPRIHGIRNKKILDEIVENSLRGAAIWDEVKDRLNANAYSLSGGQQQRICIARCLAIEPDVILMDEPTSALDPISTLKVEELMAELKKDYSIIIVTHNMQQAARISDKTAFFLNGEIIEFDQTNVIFSTPEDIRTEDYISGRFG, encoded by the coding sequence ATGGTATATGCTAAACAGAAAAGAACTGCCCAAGATTCCACCTCAACTAACATCGTATACGATACAAAGGATTTAAATTTGTGGTACGGTGCACACCATGCTTTAAAAAATATAAATTTGCAAATAAATGAAAACGAAGTCACCGCAATCATTGGTCCATCAGGCTGTGGTAAATCTACATATATTAAAACTTTAAACAGAATGGTAGAATTAGTCTCAACAGTAAAAATTTCTGGAGAAATAACTTATCGTAATAGAAGTATTTTTAAAGCAGACTATACCTTAGAGGAATTAAGAACAAAGGTAGGTATGGTGTTTCAGAAACCAAACCCTTTTCCAAAATCGATATATGACAATATAGCGTATGGTCCTAGGATACATGGGATTAGGAACAAGAAAATACTAGATGAAATTGTGGAGAATAGCTTACGCGGAGCAGCTATTTGGGATGAGGTAAAAGATCGTTTAAATGCAAATGCCTATAGCCTTTCTGGTGGGCAACAGCAAAGGATTTGTATAGCACGTTGTCTGGCAATTGAACCTGATGTAATTCTGATGGATGAACCGACTTCAGCGCTTGACCCAATCTCTACTTTAAAAGTAGAAGAGTTAATGGCCGAGCTAAAGAAGGATTATTCCATTATAATTGTTACACACAATATGCAGCAGGCAGCAAGGATTTCAGATAAAACTGCTTTTTTCTTAAATGGCGAAATAATTGAATTTGACCAAACAAATGTTATTTTTTCAACCCCGGAGGATATACGTACAGAGGATTATATTTCGGGCCGCTTTGGATAA
- the phoU gene encoding phosphate signaling complex protein PhoU, whose translation MVGREKFNEELKQVQQLLVEMSNTAIQTIDHAMDYLLANDIEGALTIINNDVHINRMEEEINDRVILLIAKQQPVATDLRRLMVLVKIAADMERIGDYAVNIAKETIRIGKDEHIAPIYLLDEMRVKTIAMLKQTLTAFIKEDMEEAKAIAKLDDEVDEMYGYTIKTLLGVGVSDPTQLSQVTQLSFVCRYLERSADHATNMAERLLYLLKGRHYELNN comes from the coding sequence ATGGTAGGAAGAGAGAAATTTAATGAAGAGCTTAAACAAGTACAGCAGCTATTGGTTGAAATGAGTAACACAGCTATACAAACAATTGACCATGCAATGGATTATTTATTGGCAAATGATATTGAAGGTGCATTAACCATTATTAATAATGATGTTCATATTAACCGAATGGAAGAGGAAATTAATGATCGGGTTATTTTACTTATTGCAAAGCAGCAACCAGTGGCTACAGACTTAAGAAGGCTAATGGTTTTAGTGAAAATTGCTGCAGATATGGAGCGTATAGGGGACTATGCCGTAAATATTGCAAAAGAAACTATTCGTATAGGTAAAGACGAACATATTGCACCCATTTACTTGTTAGATGAAATGCGTGTAAAAACAATTGCTATGTTAAAACAAACGTTAACAGCATTTATAAAAGAAGATATGGAAGAAGCTAAAGCAATCGCTAAGCTAGATGATGAGGTCGATGAAATGTACGGCTACACAATTAAAACTTTATTAGGAGTAGGGGTAAGTGATCCCACTCAATTGAGTCAGGTAACACAACTATCCTTTGTCTGTCGATATCTCGAAAGGTCTGCCGATCATGCAACTAACATGGCAGAGCGTCTTTTATACTTACTTAAAGGAAGACATTATGAGCTAAACAATTAA